A single window of Vigna unguiculata cultivar IT97K-499-35 chromosome 1, ASM411807v1, whole genome shotgun sequence DNA harbors:
- the LOC114176306 gene encoding protein indeterminate-domain 12-like — protein MFPTAISNSTSLSEDASVSSGTKVQDLGGLTHALSNISPQQPPQKIKKKRSLPGNPDPDAEVIALSPKTLLATNRFVCEICHKGFQRDQNLQLHRRGHNLPWKLKQRNSKEVKKKAYVCPEPSCVHHNPSRALGDLTGIKKHYCRKHGEKKWKCEKCSKIYAVQSDWKAHSKTCGTREYRCDCGTLFSRKDSFITHRAFCDALAEESARLSANQLAVAPTTTTNPFQSLFLFQTQQQNFQNHHMTSFNQWDSSQENPNPSNIATSLQIKPESQTFHNPTLSSLLQHQEQQHPNKGMIASPFGNLHVPSQASSSATSAYMSATALLQKAATVGAAAMTGPGPAAVGPRSAMGHVTQLGAGEFGTANQLDPVVVPDSYMRGFPGRSLKSDRLTRDFLGLTAEANGGVDGAAVDVSRNVKDMLTFAGGVEYHQPLRQHHHHALLKPQQGFGFLETTTAPETWGNC, from the exons ATGTTCCCCACGGCTATTTCCAATTCAACTTCTTTGTCCGAGGATGCCAGTGTTTCTTCTGGTACAAAAGTTCAGGACCTGGGAGGACTCACTCACGCCCTTTCTAACATTTCTCCTCAACAACCACCTCAAAAGATCAAGAAAAAGAGAAGCCTCCCTGGAAATCCAG ACCCAGATGCTGAAGTGATAGCCTTATCTCCGAAGACCCTTTTGGCTACTAATAGATTTGTTTGTGAGATCTGTCACAAGGGTTTCCAGAGAGATCAGAACCTGCAGCTCCACAGGAGGGGCCATAACCTCCCATGGAAGCTGAAGCAAAGGAACAGTAAAGAGGTAAAAAAGAAAGCTTACGTTTGCCCTGAACCTTCATGCGTTCACCACAACCCCTCCAGGGCCCTGGGGGATCTTACAGGAATCAAGAAACACTACTGCAGAAAGCATGGAGAGAAGAAGTGGAAATGTGAAAAGTGCTCAAAGATATATGCGGTTCAGTCAGATTGGAAAGCTCACTCAAAAACCTGTGGTACTAGAGAATATAGATGTGACTGTGGAACCCTTTTCTCCAG GAAGGACAGTTTCATAACTCATAGGGCATTCTGTGATGCATTGGCGGAAGAAAGTGCAAGACTATCAGCAAATCAATTAGCAGTAGCACCCACCACCACGACAAACCCATTCCAATCCCTCTTTCTTTTCCAAACCCAACAACAgaacttccaaaaccaccataTGACCAGCTTCAACCAATGGGACAGTTCTCaagaaaaccctaaccctagcaACATTGCCACTTCCCTCCAAATCAAACCAGAATCTCAAACTTTCCACAACCCCACTCTCTCTTCACTTCTCCAACACCAAGAGCAGCAACACCCCAACAAGGGCATGATAGCCTCACCCTTCGGGAACCTCCACGTGCCCTCACAAGCCTCCAGCTCTGCCACGTCAGCATACATGTCAGCCACTGCGCTGCTTCAAAAGGCTGCAACCGTTGGAGCCGCTGCCATGACGGGCCCAGGCCCTGCTGCTGTTGGGCCTCGGAGCGCAATGGGTCACGTGACTCAGCTCGGCGCGGGCGAGTTCGGAACAGCGAACCAACTCGACCCGGTGGTGGTGCCGGATAGCTACATGAGAGGGTTCCCCGGTCGTAGCCTCAAGAGTGACCGTCTCACTAGGGACTTCCTGGGACTCACGGCAGAAGCTAACGGCGGAGTTGACGGCGCCGCGGTTGACGTTAGCAGGAACGTGAAGGATATGCTGACGTTCGCAGGAGGTGTAGAGTACCACCAACCGCTCCGTCAGCATCACCACCACGCGCTTCTCAAGCCCCAACAAGGCTTCGGTTTCCTTGAGACAACCACTGCCCCCGAGACGTGGGGGAATTGTTGA
- the LOC114177483 gene encoding transmembrane emp24 domain-containing protein p24beta3-like, translating into MDWFSKIYTVVISLVGFIICHGFALSISLYDRECVSEHVLHDGDTVSGNFVVIDYDIFWSSDHPGIDFSVTSPAGSVVYSLKGTSGDKFQFKAAIHGIYKFCFQNPASTPETVSFYIHVGHIPNEHDLAKDEHLDPINVKIAELREALESIIIEQKYLKARDTRHRHTNESTRKRVVFYTILEYVLFAATSLLQVVYIRRLFSKSFAYNRV; encoded by the exons ATGGATTGGTTTTCAAAGATTTACACAGTCGTGATCTCTTTGGTTGGTTTCATAATCTGTCATGGCTTTGCTCTCTCAATCAGTTTATATGACAGGGAATGCGTATCTGAACATGTTCTACACGATGGTGACACTGTTTCTGGGAATTTCGTAGTCATTGACTACGATATTTTTTGGAGCTCAGATCATCCAGGAATCGATTTCAGT GTTACATCTCCGGCAGGGAGTGTGGTGTACTCTTTGAAGGGAACATCAGGGgacaaatttcaattcaaagccGCAATACATGGAATATATAAGTTTTGCTTTCAAAACCCCGCTTCAACGCCAGAAACAGTGTCTTTCTACATTCACGTTGGTCACATCCCAAATGAACATGACTTAGCCAAAGATG AACATTTGGATCCCATTAATGTGAAGATTGCTGAGTTGCGAGAAGCACTGGAATCTATTATAATAGAGCAGAAGTACTTGAAAGCACGTGATACTAGACATCGACACA CAAATGAAAGCACTAGAAAACGTGTGGTTTTCTACACAATCTTGGAGTATGTTTTGTTCGCTGCAACCAGTTTATTACAAGTTGTATACATTCGACGTCTCTTCAGCAAATCATTTGCTTACAACCGAGTATAg